Genomic DNA from Pseudomonadota bacterium:
GGACGGGATCGGGGGTTCGCCGCAAGTCGGGAATTGGAGATGCGCCGATTGCGTCCGATAGAAAGCCCAGGGTGAACGCGAAGAAAATGATGGTGTGTTTTATGGTCCCCATCCGGCCAGTCTCCCTATGCGGCGCAAGCCTCCGGTCCGGATTGTAACGGCGACCCTTTATGTAGTGCAAGAACGAACCTCTGGAACCCGACAACGGACGTGACGACCATGGCCGGACATCCCTTCAAACGCGCGAGCCTCTTGTTCGCCAACTTCTTCTTCATCATGCTGGCCTACTACCAGATCAAGCCGGCCAGCCGCTCGCTCTTCATCGAGCAGCTCGGCGCCGATCGGCTACCCTATGTCTGGATCGGAACGGCCTTGTTCCTGGGACTCATCATCGGCGGCTACCACCGTCTGGTCGGGCGTTACAGCCGGTTGCGGCTGGTGCTCGGAAGCTGTGTCCTGTCGATGATGATGCTGGCGGGCTTCCACGCACTGCTCACGACAGACAGCACGGCGGCGGCGCTGGCGTTCTATGTGTTCGTGGACATCTTCGGCGTGGTCTTGGTCGAGCAGTTCTGGAGCCTGACCAACACCCTCTACAGCAGCGAGCAGGGCAAGCGCTGGTACGGGTTCCTGGGTACCGGCGGGGTCCTGGGCGGGCTCTTGGGGGCGGCGGCGGCGATGCTGATCGTGAAGCGCACCTCGCTCACCACCCCTGATCTCCTGCTGGTGGCGGTCGGCATCCTGGGGCTCGTCGTCACCGTGAACCTGGCCTTGGCGCGCTATGGGGTCTTCGAGGCGGCGGCCAACCCCAGCGACACGGAGCGGCCGATCGCGCGGGGGCTCCTGCGGGACCGCTACCTCATGCTCGTAGGCGCCACCGTGCTCCTGGCCCAGGTGGCGGAACCGCTGGTCGAGTACGAATTCATGAAGATGGTGGAGCTGAACTACACCGAGCTCGACGCGCGCACCGCCTTCATCTCCTGGCTCTTCAGCACCATGGGGCTGGTATCGATCCTGGTCAACCTGGCGATCACGCCGGTGGTGCACCGCTATCTCGGCGTCGTGGCTGGGCTCATGACGCAGCCGCTCCTGCTGTTCTTTTGCACCTTCGGTTTCATCTTGAACCCGACGCTCGTGTTCGGTTCCGCGATGAAGGTCAGCGACCGGGGCCTGTCCTATTCGATCAACCGGGCCTCGAAAGAGTTGCTCTATATCCCCATCAACCCCAACCTGAGCTACCGGGCCAAGGCCTGGATCGACATGTTCGGATACCGCGTGTTCAAGGTGCTCGGGGCCGTGCTGATCCTGCTCTTGACCGGCTGGCTGCCGGTCGACGCGGGTCTCGTCGGCCTCGGATGGCTCACGATGTCGGTGTGCGTTTTGTGGCTGGTTACGGTCGGTTACCTGGCGCGCGAGTACCGGGGTCTCTGCCCGCGCCCGGCGAGCGCGTGATGTCCCCCCCGGAGGCGTACCGGCGGCGCGCAGACGCGCAAAAAAAACCTGGCAAACCCCTGTTATTACGCCGCGCGCCGGTGGATAATGTGCGCGCGACAAGCACCCGCACCGACGTCTCCCGACTTTCCATGAACCCGTGCCCCGATCGGCCCGTCCTAGTCGGTAGGGGCTGTTTTCGTCGGCACGCAGGTACCTTTTCACAGACAGCCGCCCGTGCCTGCGCTAGAGTGATGGAGAGAGCGGGCGTGAGCATCGGCGGATCGGCCGCGGCATTAC
This window encodes:
- a CDS encoding ATP translocase, with the translated sequence MAGHPFKRASLLFANFFFIMLAYYQIKPASRSLFIEQLGADRLPYVWIGTALFLGLIIGGYHRLVGRYSRLRLVLGSCVLSMMMLAGFHALLTTDSTAAALAFYVFVDIFGVVLVEQFWSLTNTLYSSEQGKRWYGFLGTGGVLGGLLGAAAAMLIVKRTSLTTPDLLLVAVGILGLVVTVNLALARYGVFEAAANPSDTERPIARGLLRDRYLMLVGATVLLAQVAEPLVEYEFMKMVELNYTELDARTAFISWLFSTMGLVSILVNLAITPVVHRYLGVVAGLMTQPLLLFFCTFGFILNPTLVFGSAMKVSDRGLSYSINRASKELLYIPINPNLSYRAKAWIDMFGYRVFKVLGAVLILLLTGWLPVDAGLVGLGWLTMSVCVLWLVTVGYLAREYRGLCPRPASA